A portion of the Hylaeus volcanicus isolate JK05 unplaced genomic scaffold, UHH_iyHylVolc1.0_haploid 12237, whole genome shotgun sequence genome contains these proteins:
- the LOC128884173 gene encoding uncharacterized protein LOC128884173 isoform X4: protein MSQRCGSSLLLKPTRDLEQNWDIDVASELEAYLNQVEEQVTRAKEGLDGCGVGDTEDDEPYQINFVEAALMLQCGTSVYSKKVEYLLALTYKTLQNFSSFTRKGISCSDTLPRRTGKAWGRRPGKSSDDWDNMDILFIPWNAITPTKADDYISNVKLDNGIVQCPYIHNLLQKSVPTNAACEKAPLRLMDIKLQHHSKMHIMPLLLVPRDDRNELRVTSLPTHPKTGSLLVDSQDVIWSEQFSLTTEDAQICDHNISTGLSETPRPSTSCYTQGLDSSNTLLPLSERTPLPASSRQINDTNTMTVSGSHAFHSTTRTNYDMDATLVSKETNPVFKIKSRLAQNPLQRLNCHQQLGRNRPQKVGNTSRKLNQEIYLSPTDTLQSDSLLMFTLLQRSTLASFSSMEKSITFAERQTPSATKLIPTFPDLKSPNFLLADAYRLGSTWCFLENTFISTFRSTCMSHPASSDIEMQLNREGNLQRCNENDWEAVPATLKETESTTYDSLTDIQQEPDATELNPDVSLETSLGIDTDIEAAVMGGHATYSDMLQKSFGNGSLRVSLGDSMMDNDSKTGLRQRVAIWRTNVDRWLQKVNTFPSFDVGVYKINLANSIHDTQQSSTETVSFQEVVSGRTRSEVCRYFLTALLLCDEKKIVISPKSGQESNFDILPVVSDEITNEKKIAANSKVTERITKFHGKYSKKRHKKSAGIS, encoded by the exons ATGTCACAACGGTGCGGCAGTTCACTTTTGCTGAAACCAACGCGAGATTTAGAACAGAATTGGGATATTGACGTTGCATCGGAACTAGAAGCTTATTTGAACCAAGTGGAAGAGCAAGTCACTAGGGCTAAGGAGGGCCTAGACGGATGCGGTGTTGGTGATACTGAGGATGACGAACCCTATCAAATAAACTTTGTTGAGGCTGCTTTAAT GCTTCAATGTGGAACATCCGTTTACTCTaaaaaagtagaatatttGCTGGCTTTAACTTACAAAACCTTGcagaatttttcttcatttactCGAAAAGGAATATCTTGCTCAGATACATTACCGAGAAGAACTGGGAAGGCTTGGGGTCGTCGACCAGGAAAGTCTTCCGATGATTGGGATAATAtggatattctttttattccttGGAATGctatt ACTCCAACCAAAGCAGACGATTATATATCTAACGTAAAATTAGACAATGGAATTGTACAATGCCCGtatattcataatttgttGCAAAAAAGTGTACCAACAAACGCCGCTTGTGAAAAAGCTCCTTTGCGTCTTATGGACATTAAGTTACAACACCACTCTAAAATGCACATAATGCCTCTACTACTTGTACCACGAGACGATCGAAACGAACTAAGG GTCACATCGTTACCAACTCATCCTAAAACGGGTTCGCTTTTAGTCGATTCTCAAGATGTCATTTGGAGTGAGCAGTTCAGCTTGACAACAGAAGATGCTCAAATTTGTGACCATAATATTAGtacag GTCTTTCAGAAACTCCTCGACCTTCCACGTCATGCTATACCCAAGGACTCGACTCATCAAATACCTTGTTACCACTTAGCGAACGAACTCCACTCCCAGCAAGTTCAAGGCAAATTAATGATACAAATACAATGACAGTTTCAG GTAGTCATGCGTTTCATTCGACGACAAGAACAAATTACGATATGGACGCCACTCTTGTTTCCAAAGAGACGAATCccgtatttaaaataaagtcaCGTTTAGCACAAAATCCTTTACAACGGTTAAATTGTCATCAACAACTTG GACGAAATAGACCGCAGAAAGTGGGAAACACATCAAG aaagctGAATCAGgaaatttatctttctccaACGGATACTCTTCAAAGTGATTCTCTTTTAATGTTCACTCTATTGCAGCGTTCTACATTAGCTAGTTTTAGTTCTATGGAAAAATCTATTACTTTTGCCGAACGCCAAACGCCATCTGCAACAAAACTAATTCCAACGTTTCCTGATTTAAAAAGTCCTAATTTTCTACTAGCAGATGCTTACCGTTTGGGCTCAACATGgtgttttttggaaaatacttttatttccaCATTTCGTTCAACTTGCATGTCTCATCCGGCCTCATCCGATATAGAGATG CAATTAAATAGAGAAGGAAACCTTCAACGTTGCAACGAAAACGATTGGGAGGCTGTTCCAGCAACTCTTAAAGAAACGGAATCAACAACATATGATTCTTTAACGGATATACAGCAAGAACCCGACGCAACTGAATTGAATCCAGACGTCAGTCTTGAAACTTCACTAGGTATCGATACCGACATTGAAGCAGCAGTGATGGGGGGGCATGCAACGTATTCA GATATGTTGCAAAAGTCGTTCGGTAATGGGTCATTGCGAGTTTCTCTTGGGGATTCTATGATGGATAACGATAGTAAAACAGGCTTACGTCAAAG agtagCGATTTGGCGTACTAATGTTGATCGTTGGTTGCAAAAAGTAAATACATTTCCTTCCTTCGATGTTggagtgtataaaataaatttagcaaACAGCATCCATGACACCCAGCAATCAAGTACCGAAACTGTTTCTTTTCAAGAAGTAGTTTCTGGTCGTACTCGCTCTGAAGTGTGTCGGTATTTTCTCACAGCGTTACTTTTGtgtgatgaaaaaaaaattgtgatttcCCCAAAAAGTGGACAAG AATCCAACTTTGACATACTTCCTGTTGTGTCGGACGAAATTACCAACGA aaaaaaaattgcagctAATTCAAAAGTTACGGAGCGTATAACCAAATTTCATgggaaatattcaaa aAAACGACATAAAAAATCAGCGGGAATAAgttaa
- the LOC128884173 gene encoding uncharacterized protein LOC128884173 isoform X1, translating to MSQRCGSSLLLKPTRDLEQNWDIDVASELEAYLNQVEEQVTRAKEGLDGCGVGDTEDDEPYQINFVEAALMLQCGTSVYSKKVEYLLALTYKTLQNFSSFTRKGISCSDTLPRRTGKAWGRRPGKSSDDWDNMDILFIPWNAITPTKADDYISNVKLDNGIVQCPYIHNLLQKSVPTNAACEKAPLRLMDIKLQHHSKMHIMPLLLVPRDDRNELRVTSLPTHPKTGSLLVDSQDVIWSEQFSLTTEDAQICDHNISTGLSETPRPSTSCYTQGLDSSNTLLPLSERTPLPASSRQINDTNTMTVSGSHAFHSTTRTNYDMDATLVSKETNPVFKIKSRLAQNPLQRLNCHQQLGRNRPQKVGNTSRKLNQEIYLSPTDTLQSDSLLMFTLLQRSTLASFSSMEKSITFAERQTPSATKLIPTFPDLKSPNFLLADAYRLGSTWCFLENTFISTFRSTCMSHPASSDIEMQLNREGNLQRCNENDWEAVPATLKETESTTYDSLTDIQQEPDATELNPDVSLETSLGIDTDIEAAVMGGHATYSDMLQKSFGNGSLRVSLGDSMMDNDSKTGLRQRVAIWRTNVDRWLQKVNTFPSFDVGVYKINLANSIHDTQQSSTETVSFQEVVSGRTRSEVCRYFLTALLLCDEKKIVISPKSGQESNFDILPVVSDEITNEYAYCAQSDSICGLFYRKKIAANSKVTERITKFHGKYSKKRHKKSAGIS from the exons ATGTCACAACGGTGCGGCAGTTCACTTTTGCTGAAACCAACGCGAGATTTAGAACAGAATTGGGATATTGACGTTGCATCGGAACTAGAAGCTTATTTGAACCAAGTGGAAGAGCAAGTCACTAGGGCTAAGGAGGGCCTAGACGGATGCGGTGTTGGTGATACTGAGGATGACGAACCCTATCAAATAAACTTTGTTGAGGCTGCTTTAAT GCTTCAATGTGGAACATCCGTTTACTCTaaaaaagtagaatatttGCTGGCTTTAACTTACAAAACCTTGcagaatttttcttcatttactCGAAAAGGAATATCTTGCTCAGATACATTACCGAGAAGAACTGGGAAGGCTTGGGGTCGTCGACCAGGAAAGTCTTCCGATGATTGGGATAATAtggatattctttttattccttGGAATGctatt ACTCCAACCAAAGCAGACGATTATATATCTAACGTAAAATTAGACAATGGAATTGTACAATGCCCGtatattcataatttgttGCAAAAAAGTGTACCAACAAACGCCGCTTGTGAAAAAGCTCCTTTGCGTCTTATGGACATTAAGTTACAACACCACTCTAAAATGCACATAATGCCTCTACTACTTGTACCACGAGACGATCGAAACGAACTAAGG GTCACATCGTTACCAACTCATCCTAAAACGGGTTCGCTTTTAGTCGATTCTCAAGATGTCATTTGGAGTGAGCAGTTCAGCTTGACAACAGAAGATGCTCAAATTTGTGACCATAATATTAGtacag GTCTTTCAGAAACTCCTCGACCTTCCACGTCATGCTATACCCAAGGACTCGACTCATCAAATACCTTGTTACCACTTAGCGAACGAACTCCACTCCCAGCAAGTTCAAGGCAAATTAATGATACAAATACAATGACAGTTTCAG GTAGTCATGCGTTTCATTCGACGACAAGAACAAATTACGATATGGACGCCACTCTTGTTTCCAAAGAGACGAATCccgtatttaaaataaagtcaCGTTTAGCACAAAATCCTTTACAACGGTTAAATTGTCATCAACAACTTG GACGAAATAGACCGCAGAAAGTGGGAAACACATCAAG aaagctGAATCAGgaaatttatctttctccaACGGATACTCTTCAAAGTGATTCTCTTTTAATGTTCACTCTATTGCAGCGTTCTACATTAGCTAGTTTTAGTTCTATGGAAAAATCTATTACTTTTGCCGAACGCCAAACGCCATCTGCAACAAAACTAATTCCAACGTTTCCTGATTTAAAAAGTCCTAATTTTCTACTAGCAGATGCTTACCGTTTGGGCTCAACATGgtgttttttggaaaatacttttatttccaCATTTCGTTCAACTTGCATGTCTCATCCGGCCTCATCCGATATAGAGATG CAATTAAATAGAGAAGGAAACCTTCAACGTTGCAACGAAAACGATTGGGAGGCTGTTCCAGCAACTCTTAAAGAAACGGAATCAACAACATATGATTCTTTAACGGATATACAGCAAGAACCCGACGCAACTGAATTGAATCCAGACGTCAGTCTTGAAACTTCACTAGGTATCGATACCGACATTGAAGCAGCAGTGATGGGGGGGCATGCAACGTATTCA GATATGTTGCAAAAGTCGTTCGGTAATGGGTCATTGCGAGTTTCTCTTGGGGATTCTATGATGGATAACGATAGTAAAACAGGCTTACGTCAAAG agtagCGATTTGGCGTACTAATGTTGATCGTTGGTTGCAAAAAGTAAATACATTTCCTTCCTTCGATGTTggagtgtataaaataaatttagcaaACAGCATCCATGACACCCAGCAATCAAGTACCGAAACTGTTTCTTTTCAAGAAGTAGTTTCTGGTCGTACTCGCTCTGAAGTGTGTCGGTATTTTCTCACAGCGTTACTTTTGtgtgatgaaaaaaaaattgtgatttcCCCAAAAAGTGGACAAG AATCCAACTTTGACATACTTCCTGTTGTGTCGGACGAAATTACCAACGAGTATGCTTACTGTGCACAGTCTGACTCTATATGTGGTTtgttttacagaaaaaaaattgcagctAATTCAAAAGTTACGGAGCGTATAACCAAATTTCATgggaaatattcaaa aAAACGACATAAAAAATCAGCGGGAATAAgttaa
- the LOC128884173 gene encoding uncharacterized protein LOC128884173 isoform X2: MSQRCGSSLLLKPTRDLEQNWDIDVASELEAYLNQVEEQVTRAKEGLDGCGVGDTEDDEPYQINFVEAALMLQCGTSVYSKKVEYLLALTYKTLQNFSSFTRKGISCSDTLPRRTGKAWGRRPGKSSDDWDNMDILFIPWNAITPTKADDYISNVKLDNGIVQCPYIHNLLQKSVPTNAACEKAPLRLMDIKLQHHSKMHIMPLLLVPRDDRNELRVTSLPTHPKTGSLLVDSQDVIWSEQFSLTTEDAQICDHNISLSETPRPSTSCYTQGLDSSNTLLPLSERTPLPASSRQINDTNTMTVSGSHAFHSTTRTNYDMDATLVSKETNPVFKIKSRLAQNPLQRLNCHQQLGRNRPQKVGNTSRKLNQEIYLSPTDTLQSDSLLMFTLLQRSTLASFSSMEKSITFAERQTPSATKLIPTFPDLKSPNFLLADAYRLGSTWCFLENTFISTFRSTCMSHPASSDIEMQLNREGNLQRCNENDWEAVPATLKETESTTYDSLTDIQQEPDATELNPDVSLETSLGIDTDIEAAVMGGHATYSDMLQKSFGNGSLRVSLGDSMMDNDSKTGLRQRVAIWRTNVDRWLQKVNTFPSFDVGVYKINLANSIHDTQQSSTETVSFQEVVSGRTRSEVCRYFLTALLLCDEKKIVISPKSGQESNFDILPVVSDEITNEYAYCAQSDSICGLFYRKKIAANSKVTERITKFHGKYSKKRHKKSAGIS; encoded by the exons ATGTCACAACGGTGCGGCAGTTCACTTTTGCTGAAACCAACGCGAGATTTAGAACAGAATTGGGATATTGACGTTGCATCGGAACTAGAAGCTTATTTGAACCAAGTGGAAGAGCAAGTCACTAGGGCTAAGGAGGGCCTAGACGGATGCGGTGTTGGTGATACTGAGGATGACGAACCCTATCAAATAAACTTTGTTGAGGCTGCTTTAAT GCTTCAATGTGGAACATCCGTTTACTCTaaaaaagtagaatatttGCTGGCTTTAACTTACAAAACCTTGcagaatttttcttcatttactCGAAAAGGAATATCTTGCTCAGATACATTACCGAGAAGAACTGGGAAGGCTTGGGGTCGTCGACCAGGAAAGTCTTCCGATGATTGGGATAATAtggatattctttttattccttGGAATGctatt ACTCCAACCAAAGCAGACGATTATATATCTAACGTAAAATTAGACAATGGAATTGTACAATGCCCGtatattcataatttgttGCAAAAAAGTGTACCAACAAACGCCGCTTGTGAAAAAGCTCCTTTGCGTCTTATGGACATTAAGTTACAACACCACTCTAAAATGCACATAATGCCTCTACTACTTGTACCACGAGACGATCGAAACGAACTAAGG GTCACATCGTTACCAACTCATCCTAAAACGGGTTCGCTTTTAGTCGATTCTCAAGATGTCATTTGGAGTGAGCAGTTCAGCTTGACAACAGAAGATGCTCAAATTTGTGACCATAATATTA GTCTTTCAGAAACTCCTCGACCTTCCACGTCATGCTATACCCAAGGACTCGACTCATCAAATACCTTGTTACCACTTAGCGAACGAACTCCACTCCCAGCAAGTTCAAGGCAAATTAATGATACAAATACAATGACAGTTTCAG GTAGTCATGCGTTTCATTCGACGACAAGAACAAATTACGATATGGACGCCACTCTTGTTTCCAAAGAGACGAATCccgtatttaaaataaagtcaCGTTTAGCACAAAATCCTTTACAACGGTTAAATTGTCATCAACAACTTG GACGAAATAGACCGCAGAAAGTGGGAAACACATCAAG aaagctGAATCAGgaaatttatctttctccaACGGATACTCTTCAAAGTGATTCTCTTTTAATGTTCACTCTATTGCAGCGTTCTACATTAGCTAGTTTTAGTTCTATGGAAAAATCTATTACTTTTGCCGAACGCCAAACGCCATCTGCAACAAAACTAATTCCAACGTTTCCTGATTTAAAAAGTCCTAATTTTCTACTAGCAGATGCTTACCGTTTGGGCTCAACATGgtgttttttggaaaatacttttatttccaCATTTCGTTCAACTTGCATGTCTCATCCGGCCTCATCCGATATAGAGATG CAATTAAATAGAGAAGGAAACCTTCAACGTTGCAACGAAAACGATTGGGAGGCTGTTCCAGCAACTCTTAAAGAAACGGAATCAACAACATATGATTCTTTAACGGATATACAGCAAGAACCCGACGCAACTGAATTGAATCCAGACGTCAGTCTTGAAACTTCACTAGGTATCGATACCGACATTGAAGCAGCAGTGATGGGGGGGCATGCAACGTATTCA GATATGTTGCAAAAGTCGTTCGGTAATGGGTCATTGCGAGTTTCTCTTGGGGATTCTATGATGGATAACGATAGTAAAACAGGCTTACGTCAAAG agtagCGATTTGGCGTACTAATGTTGATCGTTGGTTGCAAAAAGTAAATACATTTCCTTCCTTCGATGTTggagtgtataaaataaatttagcaaACAGCATCCATGACACCCAGCAATCAAGTACCGAAACTGTTTCTTTTCAAGAAGTAGTTTCTGGTCGTACTCGCTCTGAAGTGTGTCGGTATTTTCTCACAGCGTTACTTTTGtgtgatgaaaaaaaaattgtgatttcCCCAAAAAGTGGACAAG AATCCAACTTTGACATACTTCCTGTTGTGTCGGACGAAATTACCAACGAGTATGCTTACTGTGCACAGTCTGACTCTATATGTGGTTtgttttacagaaaaaaaattgcagctAATTCAAAAGTTACGGAGCGTATAACCAAATTTCATgggaaatattcaaa aAAACGACATAAAAAATCAGCGGGAATAAgttaa
- the LOC128884173 gene encoding uncharacterized protein LOC128884173 isoform X3 yields MSQRCGSSLLLKPTRDLEQNWDIDVASELEAYLNQVEEQVTRAKEGLDGCGVGDTEDDEPYQINFVEAALMLQCGTSVYSKKVEYLLALTYKTLQNFSSFTRKGISCSDTLPRRTGKAWGRRPGKSSDDWDNMDILFIPWNAITPTKADDYISNVKLDNGIVQCPYIHNLLQKSVPTNAACEKAPLRLMDIKLQHHSKMHIMPLLLVPRDDRNELRVTSLPTHPKTGSLLVDSQDVIWSEQFSLTTEDAQICDHNISTGLSETPRPSTSCYTQGLDSSNTLLPLSERTPLPASSRQINDTNTMTVSGSHAFHSTTRTNYDMDATLVSKETNPVFKIKSRLAQNPLQRLNCHQQLGRNRPQKVGNTSRKLNQEIYLSPTDTLQSDSLLMFTLLQRSTLASFSSMEKSITFAERQTPSATKLIPTFPDLKSPNFLLADAYRLGSTWCFLENTFISTFRSTCMSHPASSDIEMQLNREGNLQRCNENDWEAVPATLKETESTTYDSLTDIQQEPDATELNPDVSLETSLGIDTDIEAAVMGGHATYSDMLQKSFGNGSLRVSLGDSMMDNDSKTGLRQRVAIWRTNVDRWLQKVNTFPSFDVGVYKINLANSIHDTQQSSTETVSFQEVVSGRTRSEVCRYFLTALLLCDEKKIVISPKSGQESNFDILPVVSDEITNEKKIAANSKVTERITKFHGKYSKYSGTNKSFVNVFLFH; encoded by the exons ATGTCACAACGGTGCGGCAGTTCACTTTTGCTGAAACCAACGCGAGATTTAGAACAGAATTGGGATATTGACGTTGCATCGGAACTAGAAGCTTATTTGAACCAAGTGGAAGAGCAAGTCACTAGGGCTAAGGAGGGCCTAGACGGATGCGGTGTTGGTGATACTGAGGATGACGAACCCTATCAAATAAACTTTGTTGAGGCTGCTTTAAT GCTTCAATGTGGAACATCCGTTTACTCTaaaaaagtagaatatttGCTGGCTTTAACTTACAAAACCTTGcagaatttttcttcatttactCGAAAAGGAATATCTTGCTCAGATACATTACCGAGAAGAACTGGGAAGGCTTGGGGTCGTCGACCAGGAAAGTCTTCCGATGATTGGGATAATAtggatattctttttattccttGGAATGctatt ACTCCAACCAAAGCAGACGATTATATATCTAACGTAAAATTAGACAATGGAATTGTACAATGCCCGtatattcataatttgttGCAAAAAAGTGTACCAACAAACGCCGCTTGTGAAAAAGCTCCTTTGCGTCTTATGGACATTAAGTTACAACACCACTCTAAAATGCACATAATGCCTCTACTACTTGTACCACGAGACGATCGAAACGAACTAAGG GTCACATCGTTACCAACTCATCCTAAAACGGGTTCGCTTTTAGTCGATTCTCAAGATGTCATTTGGAGTGAGCAGTTCAGCTTGACAACAGAAGATGCTCAAATTTGTGACCATAATATTAGtacag GTCTTTCAGAAACTCCTCGACCTTCCACGTCATGCTATACCCAAGGACTCGACTCATCAAATACCTTGTTACCACTTAGCGAACGAACTCCACTCCCAGCAAGTTCAAGGCAAATTAATGATACAAATACAATGACAGTTTCAG GTAGTCATGCGTTTCATTCGACGACAAGAACAAATTACGATATGGACGCCACTCTTGTTTCCAAAGAGACGAATCccgtatttaaaataaagtcaCGTTTAGCACAAAATCCTTTACAACGGTTAAATTGTCATCAACAACTTG GACGAAATAGACCGCAGAAAGTGGGAAACACATCAAG aaagctGAATCAGgaaatttatctttctccaACGGATACTCTTCAAAGTGATTCTCTTTTAATGTTCACTCTATTGCAGCGTTCTACATTAGCTAGTTTTAGTTCTATGGAAAAATCTATTACTTTTGCCGAACGCCAAACGCCATCTGCAACAAAACTAATTCCAACGTTTCCTGATTTAAAAAGTCCTAATTTTCTACTAGCAGATGCTTACCGTTTGGGCTCAACATGgtgttttttggaaaatacttttatttccaCATTTCGTTCAACTTGCATGTCTCATCCGGCCTCATCCGATATAGAGATG CAATTAAATAGAGAAGGAAACCTTCAACGTTGCAACGAAAACGATTGGGAGGCTGTTCCAGCAACTCTTAAAGAAACGGAATCAACAACATATGATTCTTTAACGGATATACAGCAAGAACCCGACGCAACTGAATTGAATCCAGACGTCAGTCTTGAAACTTCACTAGGTATCGATACCGACATTGAAGCAGCAGTGATGGGGGGGCATGCAACGTATTCA GATATGTTGCAAAAGTCGTTCGGTAATGGGTCATTGCGAGTTTCTCTTGGGGATTCTATGATGGATAACGATAGTAAAACAGGCTTACGTCAAAG agtagCGATTTGGCGTACTAATGTTGATCGTTGGTTGCAAAAAGTAAATACATTTCCTTCCTTCGATGTTggagtgtataaaataaatttagcaaACAGCATCCATGACACCCAGCAATCAAGTACCGAAACTGTTTCTTTTCAAGAAGTAGTTTCTGGTCGTACTCGCTCTGAAGTGTGTCGGTATTTTCTCACAGCGTTACTTTTGtgtgatgaaaaaaaaattgtgatttcCCCAAAAAGTGGACAAG AATCCAACTTTGACATACTTCCTGTTGTGTCGGACGAAATTACCAACGA aaaaaaaattgcagctAATTCAAAAGTTACGGAGCGTATAACCAAATTTCATgggaaatattcaaagtacaGTGGAACCAATAAGTCGTTTGTAAacgtttttttgtttcattag
- the LOC128884176 gene encoding uncharacterized protein LOC128884176 isoform X2, with translation MKHNRFKLQNKNKNAFNTRVNHSKESIVKKTKQITQCEPDLSGLTRGQRKRHEKLERVQRKIHFIQYMESLRALEMKKKKYGAFSQFDDIKDSLNAAAEEMQNKTLNECKKRSKKAENYFIPTECARFKSIHQFKEFQKDPMEAICQHLSNVFKR, from the exons ATGAAACACAATcgatttaaattacaaaataaaaataaaaatgcttttaACACGCGTGTAAATCATTCCAAAGAATCCATCGTTAAAAAAACCAAACAAATTACTCAATGTGAACCAGACCTCTCAG GGTTAACTCGGGGACAACGTAAAAGgcatgaaaaattagaaagagttcaaagaaaaattcatttcattcagTATATGGAAAGTTTACGTGctttggaaatgaaaaaaaaaaag TACGGAGCCTTTTCTCAATTCGACGATATAAAAGATTCTTTAAACGCTGCAGCTGAAGAAATGCAAAATA aaacattaaatGAGTGCAAAAAAAGATCCAAGAAAGCCGAAAACTACTTTATCCCAACTGAATGTGCTCGTTTTAAATCAATACATCAATTTAAAGAGTTTCAAAAAGATCCTATGGAAGCCATATGCCAACATTTAAGTAATGTTTTCAAAAGGTGA
- the LOC128884176 gene encoding uncharacterized protein LOC128884176 isoform X1, producing the protein MKHNRFKLQNKNKNAFNTRVNHSKESIVKKTKQITQCEPDLSGLTRGQRKRHEKLERVQRKIHFIQYMESLRALEMKKKKYGAFSQFDDIKDSLNAAAEEMQNSKKTLNECKKRSKKAENYFIPTECARFKSIHQFKEFQKDPMEAICQHLSNVFKR; encoded by the exons ATGAAACACAATcgatttaaattacaaaataaaaataaaaatgcttttaACACGCGTGTAAATCATTCCAAAGAATCCATCGTTAAAAAAACCAAACAAATTACTCAATGTGAACCAGACCTCTCAG GGTTAACTCGGGGACAACGTAAAAGgcatgaaaaattagaaagagttcaaagaaaaattcatttcattcagTATATGGAAAGTTTACGTGctttggaaatgaaaaaaaaaaag TACGGAGCCTTTTCTCAATTCGACGATATAAAAGATTCTTTAAACGCTGCAGCTGAAGAAATGCAAAATAgtaaaa aaacattaaatGAGTGCAAAAAAAGATCCAAGAAAGCCGAAAACTACTTTATCCCAACTGAATGTGCTCGTTTTAAATCAATACATCAATTTAAAGAGTTTCAAAAAGATCCTATGGAAGCCATATGCCAACATTTAAGTAATGTTTTCAAAAGGTGA